The Lampris incognitus isolate fLamInc1 chromosome 15, fLamInc1.hap2, whole genome shotgun sequence genomic interval CTGGTATTTTTATCCGTGTTTGTTTGCgtggagtgattttttttttttttcaaccataCCGTTTTATGTAAAGTCATCTATCGAAAAAGAAATAGTGACAATACTCCCATCCAAAACTCTAGTTATTTATGAATGTAAATATTTATGTTGTAGAAATAAAAGTCAAATATTCTATTGTTACACTTCATCTGCGTGATACCCAAAGCAAGACGTTCAACTGGAATAGTGCGTCATTTGAGTACCAACCGAAAAAGGAAAAAGGGTCCTCGTGCTGCAGCTGATATAAATGTGAAGTCTTCCATTCAGACACCAAAGAGACGTCTGCTGTATTTGGTAGTATTTCGGGGAACCTTCCTCTCAACCAGATTCAGTATTAATATTATTTCTGTTTCATGTCACTGTTCATATCGTGCGAAAAACATACCTCAAAATCTCTGGTCTGTTCTTCATTCTGTCAGTATAAACTACTACAACAGgggttgtgtgtctgtttgttccACTGTTTATGGACAGTACATTTTAATCGCTTAATATAATCCAGCAAATACTGTCTTTGGGTTCTTAGTCATTCATATGCTCAACACTGGACAACGATGTTAATAAATTCATATGAACAACACCGGTATGCATCACTGTTTCTTGCAAGTACCACAAAAATACATTagtaatgtttttgttttgttgttctgaAAGCATAATTGATTGTACTAATTTAACACTTTTTAAGGTACCTGACTAGAGATAGTGTTAGATATAGCATACTGGTGTAAAATGGCGGACACTCCTTGCCTAGCTGTGTTTCAACAGAGccggagtgatttttttttttttcccagcacaACGCCAGCAATTTTAATCACAGCAATCTAGCTACCCATCACTGACCTGAACTGCACTCCCATCTAAATCCAGTCATAGTTTCTCATGATTGGAACTCGGGGCTTGGCAAGTTTTGCCTGAAACCGCAACACTGATCGACAGTCTGCTGAAAGACAATTTTGAGAAGGAAATAACACCACAGCAGAGTATTCAGATGAACTTTATTTGGGCCTTGGTGGCTCGTCCAATAGTTTTTACTGTGGGATCACGTACAGGGTTTTGGTGCCATAGTAGCCATCTTTAAGGAGATAGAAACACCTTCCTATGATAATGGCTCAGCACGGGGATGGATCATATACAACCACTTTGATGACTCGCACACCATAGCAGCATGCAATGGATCTGAATGTTGCAGTGAGACTTAACTATTTACAACTCGTCCAATCACATGAAATGCTTCTTACATTTCACTGTCAAACCATGTGTAAACATACCTATatcattttcttttttcctttaagTATTCAAATGAGTTACTTTAGTAGTAAACCGATGCCCCAGTGGTAGCAAACACTTCGGTTCCCTTACAGAGACAAATACCGTTACTGGAAACAATATAACAAACcatcacagacatgtacacataaAACAGAGCATTTTTCATTTGAATGACGAGAAATTGACATGGCCCAGGGGGCACAGAATAAATAGGGCAACAGGTAGCGAGGACGACACAGCCTCGATGAGCACGTCAGTCGAACAGCAGGTCCTCGTCGGCCTCCTCTGTCAGCATGTTGGCGGGTTCGGCGATGGGACCCAGTGCAGCCAAGCGGGCGGCGATCTCAAGCTCAGTCCTCTCTCGaagctgcttcttcttctcttggATCTTCTTCAGCCTGCAGGAAGGGAAGCGATGGGGGAGTTTAGATCTGGGGAAGTATTGTTAATGTTGGAAATATTCCCATAGAgatgggagggagagggggactgAATGCCCCCTGAAAGCTCCCAGGTTTGAATATAGTTCAATACTGATGACAAGGGCAGTAACAAAAAATAGAACAGGCACGTTCAGCAAAACCTCTGGGTTGAATGAAGGTTATACAATTGAGTTACAGATGAACAAAATCACTTGCTGCATAGTAACAGTTACACCAACGTGATTGTGTGGCAATATATTATGGAAGAGATTACCATGAGGGCTAGAGGATAGGACTGCTGGCATATATAATTTATACAGCAAAAATTGGACTGAAGCGACTATAGCATTATGCAGTCAATAGAAAGATGGCTCGAACTTGAGCCCCATCTGGAAATAGTACGATAAATAGTACGATTCTTCTGACGAGCCACACATGGCAGAAGCATCTTAAACCCTATGAGACCATTTagcagggggaaaaaatcccaaaaCACAGAAGCAGGAGCTCACCTGTAgaactcctctcgctctctctcgtcaaGCTCTGTAATTATGTAGGTGAGGGTGCGCTCAATCCGAGGGATGATCACTAcgaagggagaaaaagagaagttCAGCACCAGTGACCCTGTTAGGGCCTGTCCTCTTAATGTCACGAGTGAAAGGCAAAGATCTGACGATGCAGTAACACAGCATGACCTTACCATGCTCAATGGCATTCACACGGCGGTTGGTAATCTTTATAGCTTCATCCAGAGTGACAAAGGATGTCTGccaagaaaatttaaaaaaaaaaatcttgtgttATTGCTAATAGTTTTTAATCACAAGTTTATGATTTTTGTCAAGCCTTTTAAAGAGATCTACCAATACACAATGAATAGCCTTAATGGCTGTTGATGGTGACTggtgtttataaaaggatgatatTTTGTTGTTTGCTTCCTGATGCTGGATTAGATTTGTCTACCTAAAATGGAATTATCAATATTCTGGATAAACCATGTCATTTGCAAGAGCAAAACCCCTACCTGTAAGGAGGCCAACTCCACTAGTAGCTCAACAGCTTTGGCGTAGTTCCTCTTCAACCTGGAAAGCTGCTCACCTCCCCTGGCCAGACCAGTTAACTCATAACCTGACAGGTTAACAAACACAGCAAAGCAGTCAAGGTAGGCATTCACTGCCTTTCATGATTCATTGGTTGCAAAAAAAATATATGTACACTTTTTTATCCATTAATAGTTTGTATTCATTTGAAATGTCCTGAATAAGAAATGACTTACTGTCACCACCCTCTTGGTAGTGTTCAAACACAGGCAGAGTGACACCTAAAAGACAAAATGAGCGGCATATAAGGAATACTTCAAATGCTTAAACAGTTCAATTTCCAAAGCAAGACGAAGACGCCTTCAAAACTAACCTGCCACGTTGTCCTTCTTGGCCCGGACCTTCACCTGGGCTTTGTTCACATTCTGGATTACGGTGGTGCTGAGGAAATATTCACAGGTGTAAATTACAGAAAAATTTATATATTAACCCACATAATAGCTAATGGAATGACTTAGATTATAATACCTGAAGTCCCCAGCAGCAAATTTGGCCTCGGCCAAAGAAAAGGCAGCTTCTCTCATCACCTCTCCCATCAGGGTCTTAGTCTGAGGGACAAACAGAGATTACAAGGCAAAAGTCCACCTTTTGCAACACATCCTAGCCCACGAGAGGAATACAATGTATGGCAAACCAGCCCGATCACCAGTTATTTGCACCTACCTCAATAATTTTGCGTAGGATTTGCCGGAAGCGCATGGAGAGGGCATCGGCCTTCTTCTTGAGGAGGTTACGACCAGTTTGGGCCCCCTTCAGCCGAGCCTTCATGATAGTCTGAGCCCTGAAAAGCAAATCACAAAATacaagctttaaaaaaaaagttaacaggGATTGGATTCATGCAAAATGACTGGAACAACAGACAAACGTTTTTGTCAATCGACGTTTGAAAACCTCCCTCCAAACCCATGAGAAATAACTGAAGTGCATCACATTTTCGACAGCTCACTGACAGAGCATGTTGGAAAACTGTCACATGACACGAGGACTTCTGTTCCTCTTTGTGAAATGCGGGCTGGCAACCTTAAACGTTAAAGCCCACCTATGCAAAATAAAACCGTTTACCTCgtctacagcagtggttctcaacctttttgggggtcctggaccccctgcgtatttttgatctaccctgaggacccctccacctgatcttgggggaggggggttgcaatttgatagaaacagtagaaactgcattttaaattgcattatagcatttattcactctttggggcaaaaataagagctttcagttgtaacttagatatagttaacaaaacagaattcttatgcagtaactttcagatatatgtaacaacagaatttttatgcagtaacttttaacaatgcaaacgggagcgagatctcttattaaaatacaataaattacacttgtgaaacagatgtaattagagaaaaaagtcctgttaccctttatagtttaggtagataaaggtctcagtcacatttgagtcaaataatcctatttctataaacgtcataggatctttttttaaagatattttattttcacggaccccttgcaattacaccacggaccactaggggtccgcggacccccggttgagaaacactggtctacagtGTATGCCGATGTGAGCTAAAATGCAGTATATCTGTTGCCTGCCacaacagcaaacaaacaaaaacaaactgccCACATTTCTCGGCAAACTAAATTATAGGCGAGACAACGAGCTGCTTACATTCTGGAGGGGAATACGTCGATCCTGTCTTTTCCTGACATCTTGTCCTTTGGTCGGAAGCAGCGGTGCCTCTGCGGTTACGTTTCTGTGACTAGGTTGGGAGTCGGTGGACTTATCCGAACTGGAGACGCCGTGCGAACCGAAGCGAGTAGGTTTTATTCTACATGGGCGGTAAGAAACCAATATATCGCGCCTACGCCGTGATCCTGCGCGACTTCGTTCTCGGGAACGGTCAGTTCGGCCGCTGGTCATGTGATCGTCTGTCACACGAGCGCCTTCCGCGCATGCGCTTATCAGCTAGTCACGATCTCTTCCGGGTCGACGAAGTAACCGACTGTTGCGAGCTAGCGGCCTGCATCGCGAAAAAAAACGTCTAAAGACAAAATTAGGAAGCCGAACCCTTCAAAATTACAGGACATTCCGGTTTGTCGTTCTGTGACCACATGACATAGGTAAGGTACTCACGTAAATTTTCAGTGGCACAACGGTCGTTGGTCGGGGAGCGGTCGATTAGGCTAGCAGGGCATGTGCCGCATGTGATTTGCCAGTTAGCGACTGGGTGACTGGCTAGCCAGCTAGCTGCAGCGAAAGTAAGAGTACTTTTGTAATTTTGCTGCTGTGTCATGCAGTGTTGTATGCCACGGATTAAACTAGCTGCTGATATGTTTGGCATCTGTGATGAGGCTTTTCGGCTTCATTGAAGCATGTTCGACTGTGTTCTTGTCAAAAGCTATGTTAGATTGTGATCCAGCTGCATTGCATCATGCTGTTCAATAAGACAAAATTCCCATTCATTCCCTGTGTGTGCACTCTATTAATGGTTCTTTTATCAGGGCGTCGctccactttttttcttcttgctGTCGTTCAGCTACAGATGAGACATTTCATCACCTTTCCAATCTAAACCCATACCTTTCAACCTGGTTAGATCGTAACAAAGTGTTTTGATTCAGTTGTCTGACTGATGCCTCTTTGTcttcgttttctctctctctcttttattttaAAGCGATGCCGAGCCTAAGCTGTCGATTTTATCAGCATCGGTTCCCAGAGGTGGAAGATGTTGTGATGGTGAACGTGAGGTCCATTGCTGAGATGGGTGCATACGTCAGCCTTCTAGAATATAACAACATTGAGGGCATGATCCTCCTGAGTGAGCTGTCACGTCGACGTATCCGCTCCATCAACAAGCTCATCCGCATTGGCCGCAATGAATGTGTGGTGGTCATCCGAGTAGACAAAGAGAAGGGTAAGCTCAGGCACCCATGCACTAAAGAGTTGAGAGTAAAGCTGAAACTTAATGGGCACTCGGGTGCACATATGGTGGCACAAAGGACAGGATGCAAACCACCGTGGTTTGTAAACTCTAAAATTCATCTGCCACTATGGCTTCTTTATAAATCGTCTGGATTTATAGAATAGAACAGGACGACCGACTTAGGGCTTGCTACCTGTGAGAGTGGCAGACAGAGGTGGTAAACTTCTTCTGTACAGTCAAAATTTACCAGCATTTTGTTGGTGTTCATCAGCTAAGTGTGGCTGGTGTTTGTCAGCTAAGCCCTATTTGAATAATTTGATACTAAATTGCCAACATACTCGATCCCAGAGATTATCATCAGCAATCCAATCAGAATCGGAATGAAATCCAAGTTAAAACATGATTCTTGTGATCTTATCATTAATATTTTAAGAAAGCGTCTCTTATTTGTctgaaggagttgaatcaagtgcaactggacttggtatatatccgtgaaaacgtttcgcctctcatccaaaaggcttcctcagttcgtgcctttctgactagaccaagtccagctgcacttgattcaactcctttggataaccatgacctggatgaatgagaacattcacagacacgtatcTTATTTGGTCCGAACTAAAACGAATAAAATGACAAGACAAGGTTGTGTGGAAGGTGGTTAGCTCATAAGCTTTGAAATGTTGCCATTTTCTGTACTGTGGACGTTTCTGAATTGAATATGAATGAAGAATTAGcttttacatttatacatttggcagacacttttatccttAACAACTTCCaggagagtcagcaattagcagataaatcCGAGTAGTGTCAACTGGCATCACAGGTAGCCACATATCTTTATAACATCGTCATAAAAGCATGAACTGTCAAGTGCAGGTAGAAGGAGGGCACAATGGTAGACACTGATAATAATGGTGGCTACCCTTTTGGAGTGGTGTGTAAAATTCATTAATAACATACTTATTGGCTCTTTAAATGAGGTAGTGTATTTTCATGCACGTCAGTTTGCAGCCAGCTATAAAGGTTGTCAATGGTCCACACTTATATTTTGGTCCCGGGACTGTTGTCTTGCTCAGAAGTGTCCTTAAAATTATACTGCCTTTGTAAATTGTCTTTGAAAAAGGAAAAAAGCTCATTTGTCTTTGCTGTTGTCAACACATTCTCCAGGATACATTGATTTATCAAAAAGAAGAGTTTCACCTGAGGAGGCCATCAAGTGTGAGGATAAATTCACCAAATCTAAAACTGTAAGTCAAATGTTGGCAAAAGGTTTGTGCCTTTTGGAGCCTTGGTTGCTGTTACTTTTGTCATGAAGTTTGAAGTCTACATGATGGGAGTGACAGCCACTTCACTTATTTGTGAATCTATAATTCACTCCTTTAGTCACTCAATGA includes:
- the atp6v1d gene encoding V-type proton ATPase subunit D; the protein is MSGKDRIDVFPSRMAQTIMKARLKGAQTGRNLLKKKADALSMRFRQILRKIIETKTLMGEVMREAAFSLAEAKFAAGDFSTTVIQNVNKAQVKVRAKKDNVAGVTLPVFEHYQEGGDSYELTGLARGGEQLSRLKRNYAKAVELLVELASLQTSFVTLDEAIKITNRRVNAIEHVIIPRIERTLTYIITELDEREREEFYRLKKIQEKKKQLRERTELEIAARLAALGPIAEPANMLTEEADEDLLFD